From a single Chloroflexota bacterium genomic region:
- a CDS encoding GNAT family N-acetyltransferase: MLDDRIKVGQVERIDTFHAVELGCNASLLREPGVHILPSERRTRPSWGGYTVPILALSTATGGVISARPDLLERVRSGLGPALSDRPIGPSEFTRLHHVARLAVPYAYSLSGHVLYTDADQFQPRQSRAVRLERNDPRGTDLRRRFDGEIFVVWSIRGDIASWSAIKLKSKDVWEIAVVTEPAYRGQGLAKEVVSAATAYILEQGRLALYVHDRTNLASARVCRSLGYVEYGEEFFSEY; this comes from the coding sequence GTGCTCGACGACCGCATCAAGGTCGGGCAGGTGGAGCGCATCGACACGTTCCACGCCGTCGAGCTTGGCTGCAACGCATCGCTGCTGCGCGAGCCGGGTGTCCACATTCTGCCGTCTGAGCGCCGGACGCGCCCGAGCTGGGGCGGCTACACGGTGCCGATCCTGGCGCTCTCGACGGCCACCGGCGGCGTCATATCGGCGCGGCCAGACCTGTTGGAGCGGGTCCGCTCTGGCCTCGGCCCGGCGCTCTCAGACCGCCCGATTGGCCCCTCCGAGTTCACGCGGCTGCACCATGTCGCCCGGCTCGCCGTGCCGTACGCTTACAGCCTGAGCGGCCACGTCCTCTACACCGACGCCGACCAGTTCCAGCCCCGCCAGAGCCGGGCGGTCCGCCTGGAGCGCAACGATCCACGTGGGACCGATCTGCGCCGGCGCTTCGACGGCGAGATCTTCGTGGTCTGGTCGATTCGCGGAGACATCGCAAGCTGGTCCGCGATCAAGCTGAAGTCGAAGGATGTCTGGGAGATCGCCGTCGTGACGGAGCCGGCCTACCGGGGCCAGGGGCTTGCGAAAGAGGTCGTGTCGGCGGCGACAGCCTACATCCTGGAGCAGGGGCGGCTGGCGCTCTACGTCCACGACCGCACAAACCTGGCCTCGGCGCGGGTGTGCCGCTCGCTGGGGTACGTCGAGTACGGCGAAGAGTTCTTCAGCGAGTATTGA
- a CDS encoding adenylate/guanylate cyclase domain-containing protein, with product MTRKLRLWSGLVLFVFVGTHLLNHSLGIFSLDAAELGRLVMLAIWRNPVGTVVLYGAFLTHIVLVLQALYRARHLRLPRWELVRLGLGLAMPFMLIPHIFGTRILNEVTQDFHDTYAYVVFGMWVEHPSSAAVQALLLVIAWTHGCMGVRWWLQFKPWYPRYRTLLRAGALLLPALALAGFAGIGRETALFSQTPGWIDRTFEGMTPAQNDMVLGWAGIANGIFVASVVLAFAARYVRQWLLRRRGVVRLTYPGGRRVNAVPGMTVLDASRSAGIPHASLCGGKGRCSTCRSRIGPASAQVPPPTPDEERVLRRVGAPPNVRLACQLRPVHDLNIIPLLPPTIQSAESVLRPSSASASEQEIGILFADIRGFTKFSEHRLPYDVVFVMNEYFKAMGEAVEASGGHLDKFIGDGVMALFGVGQDAVRGCRQALDATVAMAQALDELNRVLAQDLAEPLRIGIGIHVGHVIVGEMGYGRARTLTALGDAVNTASRLESASKEYKAQLIVSEDLSLRAGIDLSGFVRDEMTVRGRTTPMGIFVVPSALDLIPILTHDTALASSSVGPASSGLPRPPVH from the coding sequence GCGCGTTCCTCACCCACATCGTGCTGGTGCTCCAGGCGCTCTACCGCGCACGGCACCTGCGGCTGCCCCGCTGGGAGCTGGTGCGCCTCGGGCTTGGGCTTGCGATGCCGTTCATGCTGATCCCACACATCTTCGGCACGCGCATCCTCAACGAGGTCACCCAGGATTTCCACGATACCTACGCCTACGTCGTGTTCGGCATGTGGGTCGAGCACCCGAGCAGCGCGGCAGTCCAGGCGCTGCTGCTGGTGATCGCCTGGACGCACGGCTGCATGGGCGTCCGCTGGTGGCTGCAGTTCAAGCCCTGGTATCCGCGCTACCGAACGCTGTTGCGCGCGGGCGCGTTGCTGCTGCCGGCCCTGGCGCTGGCCGGGTTCGCCGGCATCGGACGCGAGACGGCGCTGTTCTCGCAGACGCCCGGCTGGATCGACCGGACGTTCGAGGGGATGACGCCCGCCCAGAACGATATGGTGCTCGGCTGGGCCGGCATCGCCAACGGGATCTTCGTCGCCTCGGTCGTGCTGGCCTTCGCTGCGCGCTACGTGCGCCAGTGGCTGCTGCGGCGACGCGGCGTCGTGCGGCTGACTTACCCAGGCGGGCGGCGCGTCAACGCCGTGCCTGGCATGACCGTGCTCGACGCCAGCCGCTCGGCCGGCATCCCGCACGCCTCCTTGTGCGGGGGCAAGGGCCGTTGCTCAACCTGCCGCTCGCGTATCGGGCCGGCCTCGGCGCAGGTGCCGCCGCCGACCCCCGACGAGGAGCGTGTCCTGAGGCGGGTCGGCGCGCCGCCGAATGTCCGCCTCGCCTGCCAGCTCCGGCCCGTCCACGACCTGAACATCATCCCATTGCTGCCGCCCACCATCCAGTCTGCCGAGAGCGTGTTGCGGCCAAGCTCGGCCTCGGCCAGCGAGCAGGAGATCGGCATCCTCTTTGCCGACATTCGCGGCTTCACCAAGTTCTCGGAGCATCGCCTGCCGTACGACGTGGTCTTCGTGATGAACGAGTATTTCAAGGCGATGGGCGAAGCGGTCGAGGCGAGCGGCGGCCACCTCGACAAGTTCATCGGCGACGGCGTGATGGCGCTGTTCGGGGTCGGGCAGGACGCCGTGCGCGGCTGCCGGCAGGCGCTCGACGCGACGGTGGCGATGGCCCAGGCGCTGGACGAGCTGAACCGGGTGCTGGCCCAGGATCTGGCCGAGCCGCTGCGGATCGGCATCGGCATCCACGTCGGGCACGTGATCGTCGGGGAGATGGGGTACGGCCGGGCACGCACGTTGACGGCCCTGGGCGACGCCGTGAATACGGCCAGTCGGCTGGAGTCCGCCAGCAAGGAGTACAAGGCGCAGTTGATCGTCAGCGAGGATCTGTCGCTGCGGGCTGGCATCGATTTGTCGGGCTTCGTGCGCGACGAGATGACGGTCCGAGGCCGCACCACGCCGATGGGCATCTTCGTGGTCCCGAGCGCCCTCGACCTGATCCCGATCCTGACCCACGATACGGCGCTGGCCTCAAGCTCCGTCGGGCCAGCGTCGAGCGGCCTGCCGCGCCCGCCAGTCCACTGA